A region of Microtus ochrogaster isolate Prairie Vole_2 linkage group LG1, MicOch1.0, whole genome shotgun sequence DNA encodes the following proteins:
- the G3bp2 gene encoding ras GTPase-activating protein-binding protein 2 isoform X2: protein MVMEKPSPLLVGREFVRQYYTLLNKAPEYLHRFYGRNSSYVHGGVDASGKPQEAVYGQNDIHHKVLSLNFSECHTKIRHVDAHATLSDGVVVQVMGLLSNSGQPERKFMQTFVLAPEGSVPNKFYVHNDMFRYEDEVFGDSEPELDEESEDEVEEEQEERQPSPEPVQENANSTYYDAHPVTNGIEEPLEESSHEPEPEPESETKTEELKAQVEEKSLEELEEKSTTPPPSEPASLPQEPPKPRVDAKPEVQSQPPRVREQRPRERPGFPPRGPRPGRGDMEQNDSDNRRIIRYPDSHQLFVGNLPHDIDENELKEFFMSFGNVVELRINTKGVGGKLPNFGFVVFDDSEPVQRILIAKPIMFRGEVRLNVEEKKTRAARERETRGGGDDRRDIRRNDRGPGGPRGIVGGGMMRDRDGRGPPPRGGMAQKLGSGRGTGQMEGRFTGQRR from the exons TGTTCATGGTGGAGTGGATGCCAGTGGAAAGCCCCAGGAAGCAGTTTATGGCCAAAAT GATATACACCACAAAGTGTTGTCTCTGAACTTCAGCGAATGTCATACCAAAATTCGTCATGTGGATGCTCATGCAACCCTGAGTGATGGTGTAGTTGTACAGGTCATGGGCTTGCTGTCTAACAGTGGACAGCCAGAGAGGAAGTTTATGCAAACCTTTGTTCTGGCTCCAGAA GGATCTGttccaaataaattttatgttcacAATGATATGTTTCGTTATGAAGATGAAGTATTTGGTGATTCTGAGCCAGAACTTGATGAAG AATCAGAAGATGAAGTAGAAGAGGAGCAAGAAGAAAGGCAGCCATCTCCTGAACCTGTGCAAGAGAACGCTAACAGCACCTACTATGACGCCCATCCTGTGAC TAATGGCATAGAGGAGCCTTTAGAAGAATCCTCTCATGAACCTGAACCTGAGCCAGAATCTGAAACAAAGACTGAAGAGCTGAAAGCACAAGTGGAGGAGAAGAGCTTAGAAGAGCTAGAGGAGAAGTCCACCACTCCTCCTCCCTCCGAGCCCGCTTCTCTCCCTCAAGAACCACCAAAG CCAAGGGTTGACGCTAAACCAGAAGTTCAGTCTCAGCCACCACGAGTGCGTGAACAACGACCTCGAGAGCGACCTGGGTTCCCCCCTCGAGGACCAAGACCAG gCAGAGGAGATATGGAACAGAATGATTCTGACAACCGGAGGATAATTCGTTATCCGGATAGTCATCAGCTTTTCGTTGGTAACTTGCCTCATGATATTGATGAAAATGAACTGAAAGAATTCTTTATGA GCTTTGGAAACGTTGTGGAACTTCGCATCAATACTAAGGGTGTTGGGGGAAAACTTCCAaattttggttttgtggtttttgatGATTCTGAACCAGTTCAGAGAATCTTAATTGCAAAA cCAATTATGTTTCGAGGAGAAGTACGCTTAAATGTGGAAGAGAAGAAGACGAGAGCTGCCAGAGAGCGAGAAACCAGGGGTGGAGGTGACGACCGCAGGGATATCAGGCGCAATGACCGAGGTCCTGGTGGTCCACGTGGAATTGTGGGTGGCGGAATGATGCGTGATCGTGATGGAAGAGGACCACCTCCACGAGGTGGCATGGCACAGAAACTTGGTTCTGGAAGAGGAACCGGGCAAATGGAAGGCCGCTTCACAGGACAGCGTCGTTGA
- the G3bp2 gene encoding ras GTPase-activating protein-binding protein 2 isoform X1: MVMEKPSPLLVGREFVRQYYTLLNKAPEYLHRFYGRNSSYVHGGVDASGKPQEAVYGQNDIHHKVLSLNFSECHTKIRHVDAHATLSDGVVVQVMGLLSNSGQPERKFMQTFVLAPEGSVPNKFYVHNDMFRYEDEVFGDSEPELDEESEDEVEEEQEERQPSPEPVQENANSTYYDAHPVTNGIEEPLEESSHEPEPEPESETKTEELKAQVEEKSLEELEEKSTTPPPSEPASLPQEPPKAFSWASVTSKNLPPSGTVSSSGIPPHVKAPVSQPRVDAKPEVQSQPPRVREQRPRERPGFPPRGPRPGRGDMEQNDSDNRRIIRYPDSHQLFVGNLPHDIDENELKEFFMSFGNVVELRINTKGVGGKLPNFGFVVFDDSEPVQRILIAKPIMFRGEVRLNVEEKKTRAARERETRGGGDDRRDIRRNDRGPGGPRGIVGGGMMRDRDGRGPPPRGGMAQKLGSGRGTGQMEGRFTGQRR; this comes from the exons TGTTCATGGTGGAGTGGATGCCAGTGGAAAGCCCCAGGAAGCAGTTTATGGCCAAAAT GATATACACCACAAAGTGTTGTCTCTGAACTTCAGCGAATGTCATACCAAAATTCGTCATGTGGATGCTCATGCAACCCTGAGTGATGGTGTAGTTGTACAGGTCATGGGCTTGCTGTCTAACAGTGGACAGCCAGAGAGGAAGTTTATGCAAACCTTTGTTCTGGCTCCAGAA GGATCTGttccaaataaattttatgttcacAATGATATGTTTCGTTATGAAGATGAAGTATTTGGTGATTCTGAGCCAGAACTTGATGAAG AATCAGAAGATGAAGTAGAAGAGGAGCAAGAAGAAAGGCAGCCATCTCCTGAACCTGTGCAAGAGAACGCTAACAGCACCTACTATGACGCCCATCCTGTGAC TAATGGCATAGAGGAGCCTTTAGAAGAATCCTCTCATGAACCTGAACCTGAGCCAGAATCTGAAACAAAGACTGAAGAGCTGAAAGCACAAGTGGAGGAGAAGAGCTTAGAAGAGCTAGAGGAGAAGTCCACCACTCCTCCTCCCTCCGAGCCCGCTTCTCTCCCTCAAGAACCACCAAAG GCTTTCTCCTGGGCTTCAGTGACCAGTAAAAACCTGCCTCCTAGTGGTACTGTTTCTTCCTCTGGAATTCCACCCCATGTTAAAGCACCAGTCTCACAG CCAAGGGTTGACGCTAAACCAGAAGTTCAGTCTCAGCCACCACGAGTGCGTGAACAACGACCTCGAGAGCGACCTGGGTTCCCCCCTCGAGGACCAAGACCAG gCAGAGGAGATATGGAACAGAATGATTCTGACAACCGGAGGATAATTCGTTATCCGGATAGTCATCAGCTTTTCGTTGGTAACTTGCCTCATGATATTGATGAAAATGAACTGAAAGAATTCTTTATGA GCTTTGGAAACGTTGTGGAACTTCGCATCAATACTAAGGGTGTTGGGGGAAAACTTCCAaattttggttttgtggtttttgatGATTCTGAACCAGTTCAGAGAATCTTAATTGCAAAA cCAATTATGTTTCGAGGAGAAGTACGCTTAAATGTGGAAGAGAAGAAGACGAGAGCTGCCAGAGAGCGAGAAACCAGGGGTGGAGGTGACGACCGCAGGGATATCAGGCGCAATGACCGAGGTCCTGGTGGTCCACGTGGAATTGTGGGTGGCGGAATGATGCGTGATCGTGATGGAAGAGGACCACCTCCACGAGGTGGCATGGCACAGAAACTTGGTTCTGGAAGAGGAACCGGGCAAATGGAAGGCCGCTTCACAGGACAGCGTCGTTGA